In one window of Miscanthus floridulus cultivar M001 chromosome 12, ASM1932011v1, whole genome shotgun sequence DNA:
- the LOC136495587 gene encoding uncharacterized protein, which yields MDGSGGHQLPLEWPHPGPYGYDPYTNTFLPLPYYGYGFGVEYSWNPPNQQQGPVPAPYSSSSFPLGRAPMAGAQRGRGRGRHAQRGRGGRHGFSAPRQHGGPGLLGSDPSSQPPAQLQPPVPVPLPSEKRDPTPPPPASSSPSSHAMTPPVSDPVKDSHVVDVLVGLGGSSTSATDKKRLLPLDPPAPMKSSEVDVSMAHRHDDQGDVLGLNVFMAKKRLLSAKAALAADADAEEEAKAAARKKTRLGWGQGLAKYENRRYKKDDETTHKIVAHDGATGEPVSSHGSSPPLGSKGHGDNNSLDDMAEMRVSHVTTAPALFSKGSSRPLTGDLWDPTRKNGSIGSLTEKAASPTKVPARFSRKHCPSPAADDQNLKSDGCIGDLRIRFPKVYAVPRKGSPPPEDNSMTAIAVAALGSSSQGCDAPPDESSMKFTKVQDVPPRMEKVIVKMVHKPRKILPKNVLSDEEPETDELQGSKLKEWSQEEKDVFSEMITIFGMNFSKVSSFLRHKTTADCMEYYSEHYKSECHKEAQKCLPTTVIQSQKKCCNENAAPLVSGIATVTATKKYERMNAKAEDVKKPENQIRHESIANLLAHSLPDKGHGESSMDEHEHATGKVLVGESNATPYPLGMRSSHAACLTISKTEAPVLENFNEDSCSNEAVCITKSSSKVKENVPQSVLIANHGDEGNCVAGGSCGQDTLKIIFFPDERSAKLANGTIKGDQIKSGAKTAELCSSLKECNDAAKHHSWKATEKKLANSNIDDGRMAPSYMKNPNSKDNPWITSDPAAMLSGPAFVQHMMEFDEAMEKKESEKNDDKVKGKERPVLCVASKHGSGIQMRFEVNSQKEMEKVDSIASPEGNDLNADMETPTKDSSPWVATNASVVRDDGLIQRLRASEAMYRNSENNDAKVKSKMGNPVHSVVSKESNGIQLSCNVTAQKGKGIVPSPEVNDLNAPPMQISNGAPNTYHLPSSSGSAALDMVHANSSYVAMDIDLNIPLDVTPIDVTLVDLGSSTAEASMGRSSEAIDSDATMGISPSQTTTTVTQTAQQQPANQPGSIVLFGHVIYQAPSTGTTNHTPNQGNQTVVSSCNMPSNPVVPVIRRRGRGQVYPSWATTTSVWRNSIPNNQQGQQAMLSNRILYGSSANGASTSAASPLQLQLQPGSSALLNMMNQHRQPALANITPYSIMRGGVPVVPSPHLVQGSSGGAGLVNFNGFNSVQQQWPFPVVDTSRVVLGYPFYYPGATANQAPARVTTMLSIGTNNGEGASISNARAPAAAGRGRGRGGHNSWLSLGRN from the exons ATGGATGGGTCGGGTGGTCATCAGCTGCCACTGGAATGGCCGCATCCAGGGCCGTATGGCTATGATCCATACACCAACACGTTCCTGCCATTGCCGTACTATGGCTATGGATTTGGTGTAGAGTATAGCTGGAATCCTCCAAACCAACAACAAGGCCCTGTTCCAGCTCCTTATTCCAGCTCCTCATTTCCATTAG GTCGTGCTCCCATGGCAGGGGCACAACGAGGAAGGGGTCGTGGTCGTCACGCACAACGAGGAAGGGGTGGTCGTCACGGCTTCAGCGCACCACGCCAGCATGGTGGCCCTGGACTGCTAGGCTCCGACCCTTCAAGCCAGCCACCTGCGCAACTGCAGCCTCCAGTTCCTGTTCCTCTTCCCTCAGAGAAGAGGGACCCGACTCCTCCACCACCTGCTTCGTCATCACCAAGCTCCCATGCGATGACTCCTCCCGTGTCAGATCCGGTGAAAGATTCCCATGTCGTCGATGTGTTAGTAGGCTTGGGTGGCAGCAGCACATCAGCCACTGACAAGAAGAGGTTGCTGCCACTAGATCCACCAGCACCCATGAAGAGTTCTGAGGTCGATGTGAGCATGGCTCACAGGCATGATGACCAGGGTGATGTGCTAGGGTTGAATGTCTTCATGGCAAAAAAGAGGCTGCTTTCAGCAAAGGCTGCTTTGGCCGCAGATGCTGATGCTGAGGAAGAGGCTAAGGCCGCCGCTAGGAAGAAGACTCGCCTTGGCTGGGGTCAGGGCCTTGCAAAGTATGAGAATCGTCGGTACAAGAAGGATGATGAGACTACACATAAAATTGTAGCTCATGATGGAGCCACTGGTGAACCTGTTTCTTCTCACGGATCAAGTCCGCCACTAG GAAGCAAAGGTCATGGTGACAATAACAGCTTGGACGACATGGCCGAAATGAGGGTTTCCCATGTTACTACTGCGCCTGCATTGTTCTCCAAGGGGTCTAGTCGTCCACTAACAG GAGACCTCTGGGATCCTACTAGGAAGAATGGAAGCATAGGCAGCTTGACTGAAAAAGCTGCTTCCCCTACTAAAGTGCCTGCACGTTTCTCTCGCAAACATTGCCCCTCACCTGCAGCTGATGACCAGAACTTGAAGTCAGATG GATGCATTGGTGATCTTCGAATTAGATTCCCTAAAGTGTATGCTGTCCCTCGCAAAGGTAGCCCGCCACCAG AGGACAACAGCATGACGGCAATTGCAGTGGCTGCGCTTGGTTCTTCCTCTCAGGGATGTGATGCACCACCAG ATGAAAGTAGCATGAAATTTACGAAGGTTCAAGATGTTCCACCAAGAATGGAAAAAGTAATTGTTAAAATGGTACATAAGCCTAGGAAGATTTTGCCGAAGAATGTTTTGTCTGATGAGGAGCCAGAAACTGATGAGCTTCAGGGATCGAAACTTAAGGAATGGTCACAGGAAGAAAAGGATGTATTTTCAGAGATGATTACAATATTTGGTATGAACTTTTCCAAGGTCTCATCTTTTCTTAGGCACAAAACGACAGCAGATTGCATGGAGTATTATTCTGAGCACTATAAATCAGAATGCCATAAGGAAGCACAGAAATGTCTGCCTACTACTGTGATACAATCTCAAAAAAAATGTTGTAATGAGAATGCTGCACCTCTTGTGTCTGGGATAGCAACAGTTACAGCTACTAAAAAATACGAAAGGATGAATGCCAAGGCAGAAGATGTAAAGAAGCCTGAAAATCAAATTCGCCATGAATCTATTGCTAATCTTCTAGCACACAGCCTTCCAGATAAGGGGCATGGTGAATCATCTATGGATGAACATGAACATGCAACTGGAAAAGTTTTAGTAGGTGAATCGAATGCTACTCCATATCCACTTGGAATGAGATCTAGTCATGCTGCCTGTTTGACCATCTCCAAAACTGAGGCACCAGTGTTGGAGAATTTCAATGAGGACAGCTGTTCCAATGAGGCAGTTTGCATCACAAAGTCTTCGTCTAAGGTGAAGGAAAATGTACCACAAAGTGTTCTGATTGCAAACCATGGTGATGAAGGAAATTGTGTGGCTGGTGGGTCATGTGGACAGGATaccttgaaaataatatttttccctGATGAGAGGAGTGCTAAGCTAGCAAATGGTACCATTAAAGGTGATCAGATCAAAAGTGGAGCTAAAACTGCTGAGCTCTGTTCTTCATTGAAGGAATGCAATGATGCTGCGAAGCATCATTCATGGAAAGCGACAGAAAAGAAGCTGGCTAACTCAAATATTGATGATGGTAGAATGGCCCCATCTTATATGAAAAACCCTAATAGCAAAGACAATCCCTGGATTACTTCTGATCCAGCTGCTATGTTATCAGGTCCTGCATTTGTACAGCATATGATGGAATTCGATGAAGCAATGGAGAAGAAAGAATCAGAAAAAAATGATGACAAGGTCAAAGGCAAGGAGAGACCGGTTCTCTGTGTTGCATCAAAACATGGCAGTGGTATACAGATGAGGTTCGAAGTGAATTCACAGAAGGAGATGGAAAAAGTTGATAGTATCGCAAGCCCAGAAGGAAATGATCTCAATGCAGACATGGAAACTCCTACAAAGGACAGCAGTCCCTGGGTTGCCACTAATGCTTCTGTAGTAAGAGATGATGGTCTCATACAGCGACTGAGGGCTTCAGAAGCAATGTATAGAAACTCAGAAAATAATGATGCTAAGGTCAAAAGTAAGATGGGAAATCCTGTGCACAGTGTTGTTTCAAAAGAGAGCAATGGTATTCAATTGAGTTGCAATGTTACTGCTCAGAAGGGGAAAGGTATTGTCCCAAGTCCTGAGGTGAATGATCTCAATGCACCTCCTATGCAGATCTCAAATGGAGCACCCAACACTTACCATCTGCCATCAAGTTCTGGTTCTGCTGCCTTGGACATGGTTCACGCAAACTCTTCTTACGTTGCAATGGATATAGATCTGAATATACCGCTTGATGTGACACCAATTGATGTGACCTTAGTAGACCTGGGGAGCAGTACTGCTGAAGCTTCCATGGGTCGCAGTAGCGAGGCAATAGATTCTGATGCAACAATGGGGATAAGTCCCTCACAGACTACTACTACTGTAACTCAAACTGCTCAGCAGCAACCTGCTAATCAACCTGGCTCTATTGTGCTTTTTGGTCATGTCATCTATCAAGCTCCATCCACTGGGACAACAAACCATACTCCCAATCAGGGAAACCAGACTGTTGTCTCCTCATGCAACATGCCGTCTAATCCAGTGGTTCCTGTGATAAGGCGAAGAGGCCGTGGCCAAGTATATCCTTCATGGGCTACTACTACTAGCGTTTGGAGAAATAGTATCCCAAACAACCAGCAGGGCCAGCAAGCAATGTTGTCAAACAGGATCCTTTACGGTAGTTCGGCTAATGGTGCTTCAACTTCTGCAGCTTCGCCACTCCAGCTTCAGCTTCAGCCTGGGAGCAGTGCCCTTCTCAACATGATGAACCAGCACAGACAACCGGCTCTGGCAAACATCACTCCATACAGCATAATGAGAGGTGGTGTACCTGTAGTGCCCTCTCCTCATCTGGTACAAGGAAGCAGCGGCGGTGCTGGCTTGGTTAACTTTAATGGCTTCAATTCGGTACAACAGCAGTGGCCATTCCCTGTCGTGGATACAAGTAGAGTGGTGCTTGGCTACCCTTTCTACTACCCTGGCGCCACTGCAAACCAAGCTCCTGCTAGAGTTACTACCATGCTATCTATTGGAACAAATAATGGAGAAGGCGCATCAATAAGCAACGCTAG ggctccagcagcagcaggaagaggaagagggagaggcgGTCATAATTCATGGCTCTCACTTGGCCGCAATTAA